The Candidatus Binatus sp. genome contains a region encoding:
- a CDS encoding YicC/YloC family endoribonuclease, which produces MKSMTGFGRAIAEHDGTRVIAEVRALNQRFFELKLAVPRGWGEHEAEIRKTVQNVVARGRVEIFIKSVALKPPPVRLEVNDRLANLYVAEMRRLGKQLHLNGNPEIGSILSRPEIFHVVEEEHDSAAPFRLGHKALVRALKALDAERVREGRSLHNDFAARVRAIEAAVPKIERLAEQTRAEIMDNFHKRIRELLADLPVNEKRLYEEASSASQHGDISEEITRLRTHLDGLKALLKRKGQVGKSIEFLLQEINREVNTMGSKSQNAALSQVTVEVKAEAEKMREQVQNVE; this is translated from the coding sequence ATGAAAAGCATGACCGGGTTCGGCAGGGCTATCGCTGAGCATGACGGCACTCGCGTGATTGCCGAAGTGCGCGCGCTCAACCAGCGCTTTTTCGAACTCAAGCTGGCGGTGCCGCGCGGATGGGGCGAGCATGAGGCCGAGATTCGCAAAACCGTACAAAATGTCGTGGCGCGCGGGCGGGTCGAAATTTTTATCAAGTCGGTTGCGCTGAAGCCTCCGCCGGTGCGGCTCGAGGTGAACGACCGGCTGGCGAATTTGTACGTCGCTGAAATGCGTCGTCTCGGCAAGCAGCTTCATCTCAACGGCAATCCGGAAATCGGGTCGATCCTCAGCCGGCCTGAAATTTTTCACGTCGTTGAGGAGGAGCACGACTCGGCCGCGCCGTTCAGGCTTGGCCACAAGGCTCTGGTTCGCGCGTTGAAAGCGCTGGATGCCGAGCGGGTGCGCGAAGGGCGCAGCCTGCACAACGATTTTGCCGCGCGGGTTCGCGCTATCGAAGCGGCGGTCCCGAAAATTGAACGGCTGGCCGAGCAGACGCGCGCGGAAATAATGGACAATTTTCACAAGCGGATTCGCGAACTCCTGGCAGACTTGCCGGTCAACGAGAAACGCCTCTACGAGGAGGCGTCGTCCGCCTCGCAGCACGGCGATATCAGCGAAGAGATCACGCGTCTGCGCACCCATCTCGACGGCCTCAAGGCGCTGCTCAAGCGCAAGGGGCAGGTCGGGAAGTCGATTGAATTTCTGCTCCAGGAAATCAACCGCGAAGTAAATACGATGGGTTCAAAGTCGCAGAACGCCGCCCTTTCTCAAGTAACGGTTGAAGTAAAGGCGGAGGCGGAAAAGATGCGCGAGCAGGTCCAGAACGTCGAATAG
- a CDS encoding glycosyltransferase family 4 protein produces the protein MMQTVQPGDAIQVPPNRNTLDAPALSIAGVDPELGFAGGETQVLGLTVALAAAGHRAELICDPAGRLWDRAITAGIRCHPLRIRNAIDLAAGIRLRAILKRECYDVVHFHTARAHSMAPFARGFARALLVTRRMDYRPNRVFAPYLYNRAVDGVVAISGGVADSLAVAGVDRRRVTVVHSGVDRDRFHPPTPEERVHARIALGISYGEFVISAVGALEPRKGHRYLIEAIAQRAQTAPSVKLKCFIAGHGSIRGELEREIAKLRCAERVKLLGRIDDPHGLLWASDVFAMPSLKEGLGVAALEAMASALPVVASDVGGLREVVEDERTGIIVPPANPEAIASAIGRLADSPALRSQMGAAARARAVENYSMATMAARTLGLYRACVRKTREARGRVT, from the coding sequence ATGATGCAGACAGTTCAACCTGGCGACGCCATCCAAGTGCCTCCCAATCGCAATACGCTTGACGCCCCCGCGCTGAGCATCGCCGGCGTCGATCCCGAACTCGGCTTCGCCGGGGGCGAGACCCAGGTGCTCGGTTTGACCGTTGCGCTGGCCGCCGCCGGTCATCGCGCGGAGTTGATTTGCGATCCCGCGGGACGGCTCTGGGACCGCGCCATCACCGCGGGCATAAGATGCCATCCGCTGCGCATCCGCAACGCTATCGACCTGGCAGCCGGCATCCGGCTGCGCGCGATTCTCAAACGCGAATGCTATGACGTCGTTCATTTCCACACCGCGCGCGCGCATTCGATGGCGCCGTTTGCGCGCGGCTTCGCGCGTGCGCTGCTGGTTACGCGGCGGATGGACTACCGGCCCAACCGCGTTTTCGCGCCGTACCTGTACAATCGCGCGGTCGATGGCGTGGTCGCGATCTCCGGCGGCGTTGCCGATTCGCTCGCGGTCGCGGGCGTCGATCGCCGGCGCGTCACGGTTGTTCATAGCGGCGTGGATCGCGACCGCTTCCACCCGCCAACGCCTGAGGAACGCGTCCACGCGCGGATCGCGCTCGGAATATCCTATGGCGAGTTCGTGATATCGGCGGTAGGCGCGCTCGAGCCGCGCAAGGGCCATCGCTATCTCATCGAAGCGATCGCGCAGCGCGCGCAGACCGCGCCGTCGGTCAAGCTGAAATGCTTCATCGCGGGCCACGGATCGATTCGCGGAGAACTCGAACGTGAAATTGCAAAACTCAGATGTGCTGAGCGCGTCAAGCTGCTCGGCAGAATCGACGACCCGCACGGACTTCTGTGGGCGTCGGACGTCTTCGCGATGCCGTCGCTGAAAGAAGGTCTCGGCGTAGCCGCTCTGGAAGCCATGGCGAGCGCCCTTCCGGTAGTCGCAAGCGACGTCGGCGGCCTTCGCGAAGTGGTTGAAGATGAGCGCACCGGAATCATCGTGCCGCCGGCGAATCCTGAAGCAATCGCCTCGGCGATCGGCCGGCTGGCGGATTCGCCCGCGCTGAGATCGCAGATGGGCGCGGCGGCGCGGGCCCGCGCCGTGGAAAATTATTCGATGGCGACGATGGCCGCGCGGACACTCGGGCTCTATCGCGCGTGTGTAAGAAAAACGCGGGAAGCAAGGGGCCGAGTCACATGA
- a CDS encoding glycosyltransferase family 2 protein: MDERTRISVVIPVYNEVTTIGRVIERVLDCGFDPEVIVVDDASTDGTTGFLREFSHPRVQCFYHSVNRGKGAALRLGFAAAKNPYLFVQDADLEYDPRDYAAMIGPLLDGRADMVYGSRFLSGPHRVMFFWHYVANRVVTLLSDMVSDLNLTDMETGMKGFVREKLMTLKLSANRFTFEPEITAKAARARWRIYEVPVSYAGRTYEEGKKIGIRDALTAVCAILYYRFFD, encoded by the coding sequence ATGGACGAGCGGACCAGAATTTCCGTGGTGATTCCGGTGTACAACGAAGTCACGACGATTGGCCGCGTAATCGAGCGCGTGCTGGATTGCGGCTTCGATCCCGAGGTCATCGTCGTCGATGACGCTTCGACCGACGGCACTACCGGGTTTCTGCGCGAGTTCAGCCATCCGCGCGTTCAATGTTTCTATCACAGCGTCAATCGCGGCAAGGGCGCCGCGCTCCGGCTCGGCTTTGCGGCGGCGAAAAATCCTTACCTCTTCGTGCAGGACGCCGACCTCGAATACGATCCCAGGGATTATGCCGCAATGATTGGACCGCTGCTCGACGGCCGTGCCGACATGGTTTACGGCTCGCGCTTCCTCTCCGGGCCGCATCGCGTCATGTTCTTCTGGCATTACGTGGCGAACCGCGTGGTGACGCTGCTCTCCGACATGGTAAGCGATCTCAATCTGACCGACATGGAGACCGGGATGAAGGGTTTCGTGCGCGAGAAATTGATGACGCTCAAGCTCAGCGCCAATCGCTTCACCTTCGAGCCGGAGATCACCGCCAAAGCGGCGCGCGCGCGCTGGCGAATCTACGAAGTGCCGGTGTCGTACGCGGGACGGACCTACGAAGAGGGCAAGAAGATCGGCATTCGCGACGCGCTGACCGCGGTGTGCGCAATCCTGTATTACAGATTTTTCGACTGA
- the gmk gene encoding guanylate kinase, giving the protein MASIPLKSRDSLPPRRGIIFILSAPSGAGKTTIWRASLKAIAGLEFSVSLTTRAPRTGEADGIDYSFVSEQEFKRRQSSGELAEWARVFESSYGTPRAPLDAAIASGRDILLDIDIQGARQIRAMYPRDAVAIFVLPPTFAELEGRLRGRGTEEESKIQHRLRKARDEAQAYPEYDYLIVNAQLRESVARLETIVNAERLKVGRLRGEFAPWKS; this is encoded by the coding sequence ATGGCTTCTATACCATTGAAATCACGTGATTCTTTGCCACCGAGACGCGGTATAATTTTTATCCTTTCGGCGCCTTCGGGGGCTGGCAAAACCACGATTTGGCGCGCGTCGCTCAAGGCCATCGCGGGCCTGGAGTTTTCGGTATCCTTGACCACGCGCGCGCCGCGAACAGGCGAGGCGGACGGAATCGACTACAGCTTCGTGAGCGAACAAGAGTTCAAACGCAGGCAATCGTCCGGCGAACTCGCCGAATGGGCGCGTGTGTTCGAATCCTCATACGGCACGCCGCGCGCGCCGCTGGACGCCGCGATCGCTTCGGGCCGCGACATCCTGCTCGACATCGACATCCAGGGCGCTCGCCAGATTCGCGCGATGTATCCCCGCGATGCGGTCGCGATCTTTGTTCTGCCACCAACCTTCGCCGAGCTCGAGGGGCGTCTGCGCGGCCGTGGCACCGAGGAAGAATCGAAGATTCAGCATCGGCTTCGCAAAGCACGCGACGAAGCCCAGGCCTATCCCGAATATGACTACCTGATAGTCAACGCCCAGCTTCGTGAATCCGTCGCGCGGCTCGAAACGATCGTAAACGCGGAGCGGCTCAAGGTCGGCCGCCTGCGCGGCGAATTCGCGCCGTGGAAGAGTTAG